A genomic stretch from Sulfuricaulis sp. includes:
- a CDS encoding CsbD family protein encodes MNWDIARGNWTLFKGNVKWQWGKLTHDHLSKIAGRRDQLTGKMQKAYGATKQVTGN; translated from the coding sequence ATGAATTGGGACATTGCCAGAGGTAACTGGACCTTGTTCAAGGGAAACGTGAAGTGGCAGTGGGGCAAGCTGACCCATGATCACCTGAGCAAGATTGCCGGCAGACGTGACCAGCTGACCGGCAAAATGCAGAAGGCTTATGGCGCCACAAAACAGGTAACAGGTAACTGA